Proteins encoded by one window of Culicoides brevitarsis isolate CSIRO-B50_1 chromosome 2, AGI_CSIRO_Cbre_v1, whole genome shotgun sequence:
- the LOC134832284 gene encoding tubulin gamma-1 chain, with protein MPSEMITLQLGQCGNQIGFEFWKRLCLEHGISPSGVLEDFATDGVDRKDVFFYQADDDHYIPRAVLLDLEPRVIHTIMTSQYAKLYNPENIYLSKDGGGAGNNWASGHSQGEKLQEEVFDIIDREADGSDSLEGFVLCHSIAGGTGSGMGSYIMERLSDHFPKKIVQTYSVFPNQDEISDVVVQPYNSLLTLKRLTSCADCVVVLDNTALNRIASDRLHIENPTFTQINTLVSTIMSVSTTTLRYPSYMNNNLIGLIAPLIPTPQLHFLMTGYTPLTTDTDVANVRKTTVLDVMRRLLQPKNMMVSTGPDKSNHHCYISILNIIQGEVDPTQVHKSLQRIRERKLAQFIPWGPASIQVALSRSSPYVQSSHRVSGLMLANHTSICSLFERCLNQYDKLRKRGAFLDQFKKEEMFKDDLHELDDSRDVVDALVQEYEAATRDDYLNWQATKKVEG; from the exons ATGCCCTCGGAAATGATCACACTACAACTTGGCCAATGCGGCAATCAAA TTGGCTTTGAATTTTGGAAACGTTTGTGTTTGGAGCATGGAATCTCACCATCGGGCGTGCTGGAGGACTTTGCAACAGATGGCGTCGATCGTAAAGATGTATTTTTCTACCAAGCTGACGACGATCATTACATCCCGCGAGCGGTCTTGCTGGATTTGGAACCTCGAGTCATTCATACCATCATGACGTCACAATATGCAAAG ttgtaCAATCCagaaaacatttatttgtcGAAGGATGGCGGCGGTGCGGGAAATAATTGGGCTTCAGGTCACAGTCAAGgcgaaaaattgcaagaagAGGTCTTTGACATTATCGATCGTGAAGCCGATGGAAGTGATAGTTTGGAAGGATTTGTCTTGTGTCATTCGATTGCTGGCGGTACAGGTTCTGGTATGGGTTCTTACATCATGGAACGTTTATCGGACCATTTCCCgaagaaaattgttcaaacgTACAGCGTGTTTCCGAATCAAGATGAGATTAGTGATGTCGTTGTTCAGCCATATAATTCGCTTTTGACGTTGAAACGTCTTACAAGTTGCGCCGATTGCGTCGTCGTTCTCGATAACACAGCTCTAAATCGCATCGCTTCCGATCGTTTGCACATTGAGAACCCAACTTTCACGCAAATTAACACTCTCGTGTCAACAATTATGTCTGTTAGTACCACAACGTTGCGTTATCCGTCGTACATGAACAACAATTTGATCGGTTTGATTGCTCCCCTGATCCCAACGCCACAATTGCATTTCCTTATGACCGGTTACACGCCTCTCACAACAGACACCGATGTCGCCAATGTCCGTAAAACGACTGTACTTGATGTCATGCGACGTTTGCTGCAACCGAAGAACATGATGGTCTCCACGGGACCCGATAAATCCAATCATCACTGTTACATTTCCATTCTGAACATCATCCAAGGCGAAGTTGACCCAACGCAAGTGCATAAAAGTCTCCAGCGGATTCGTGAAAGAAAATTGGCGCAATTTATCCCATGGGGACCCGCAAGTATTCAAGTCGCATTGTCACGTAGCAGCCCTTACGTGCAAAGTAGTCATCGGGTATCGGGGTTAATGTTGGCAAATCACACCAGTATTTGTTCCTTGTTCGAACGCTGCTTGAACCAATATGACAAACTAAGGAAACGCGGAGCCTTTTTGGATCAGTTCAAGAAAGAGGAGATGTTCAAAGATGATTTGCACGAGTTGGATGATTCGCGTGACGTGGTAGATGCTTTGGTGCAAGAATATGAGGCAGCAACGCGAGACGACTATCTCAACTGGCAAGCCACGAAAAAGGTTGaaggttga
- the LOC134831048 gene encoding DNA fragmentation factor subunit beta, whose amino-acid sequence MLDFVKKLQKPLQGYKVTNQDRSRKVGIAANSLDMLRSKAEAKFNLTNTAIYLAADGTEVDADYFQTLPEQTVFICAPKDTKIETDYDLLLTSISKTEIVDTGKAIQSFIKDDRDHLVQVLLQAKRDFDEKVACSTRDEHEDWFQSLESSAFTKEEVMRRRSQDRIRGYFYKIKDELVRSEVYKKSPKGKKIILDILDAWKHLLAGTDYFSCMFDRSYDAKHDVVKNNEFTDEIDAARFLTKKRRIEMENFIAKDKMTDLQKLRLSLCSIKGDFRCFGEWSKTICDYQNHTINPYASRENLILFQTWNLDHQAELCRTVLPSLLENLEILLHGKAICDQHRTKAVHVSLLTYFKEIFTVANLKLVHIVCHDKGGHELKSNGRLICVKCNEYKFIQKLEKLIESGKCDGEL is encoded by the exons ATGCTGGATTTTGTCAAGAAACTCCAGAAGCCCCTGCAGGGCTacaaa gTGACGAATCAAGATAGAAGTCGAAAAGTGGGAATCGCTGCCAACTCTCTCGACATGTTAAGGTCAAAAGCTGAAGCAAAATTCAAT cTCACAAACACTGCCATTTATCTCGCAGCCGACGGAACTGAAGTCGATGCTGACTACTTCCAGACTTTACCTGAACAAACAGTATTCATTTGTGCTCCCAAAGACACGAAAATCGAAACGGACTACGATTTGCTCCTCACTTCCATCAGCAAAACCGAAATAGTTGACACGGGAAAGGCCATTCAGTCGTTCATCAAGGACGATCGAGACCATTTGGTGCAAGTTTTGTTGCAAGCCAAGCGcgattttgacgaaaaagtTGCTTGTAGCACACGGGACGAGCACGAAGATTGGTTTCAATCCTTAGAATCTTCGGCATTTACGAAAGAGGAGGTCATGCGTCGTCGATCTCAAGACAGAATTCGAGGATATTTCTACAAAATCAAGGATGAACTTGTTCGAAGTGAGGTCTACAAAAAAAGTCCAaagggcaaaaaaattattttagacatCTTGGATGCATGGAAACACTTACTGGCTGGAACAGATTATTTTTCCTGCATGTTCGACCGGAGCTACGATGCGAAACACGACGTTGTTAAAAACAACGAATTCACCGACGAAATCGATGCTGcccgatttttgacgaaaaaacgtCGTATCGAGATGGAAAATTTCATCGCAAAAGACAAAATGAcagatttacaaaaattacgtCTCTCCCTGTGCTCAATTAAAGGCGATTTTCGATGTTTTGGCGAATGGTCGAAAACAATCTGCGATTATCAGAACCACACAATTAATCCGTATGCAAGTcgggaaaatttaattctcttCCAAACGTGGAATTTGGACCATCAAGCAGAGCTTTGTCGTACCGTGTTGCCGTCCCTCCTTGAAAATCTCGAGATTTTGTTGCATGGCAAGGCAATTTGTGATCAACACAGAACGAAAGCGGTACATGTTTCACTCCTCACGTATTTTAAGGAGATTTTTACCGTCGCCAACTTGAAATTAGTGCACATCGTTTGTCATGACAAGGGCGGGCATGAACTGAAATCCAATGGAAGACTCATTTGCGTGAAATgtaatgaatataaatttattcaaaagttgGAAAAGTTGATTGAAAGCGGAAAATGTGATGGAGAATTGTAA
- the LOC134831736 gene encoding uncharacterized protein LOC134831736: MVSAEFSISMSKGTLITVALFALSGYVANGATDNWVRNPEVALPPTMKICRRTLPVQERNECIIESIKSYLPTMKEGYAPLGIESFDPYYLPKSRLEFRQGELYAKMLLKDIYVSGVSKTKVLGFRSKINSQKSYMELDVRFPKIFIEADYKGRGGYNEFQVNSFGHAKITITNSTGTWKFLGNTETIENEEYMMIKSLDLSNFLVQNMHFDIDGLFPDKDVNELAVGFLNQVWESVYRQILPQLKTIWEPATLEMVNKIFGRVPFRRLMPKE, from the exons atggtTTCCGCTGAATTTTCAATCAGCATGTCCAAAGGTACCTTAATAACGGTCGCATTGTTTGCATTGTCGGGTTACGTGGCAAATGGTGCAACGGATAATTGGGTGAGGAACCCTGAAGTGGCGTTAC CTCCaacgatgaaaatttgtcgtcGAACGTTGCCGGTGCAGGAGAGAAATGAATGTATTATTGAGAGTATTAAGAGTTACTTGCCAACGATGAAAGAGGGATATGCCCCGCTGGGAATTGAGTCTTTTGATCCATATTATTTGCCAAAAAGCCGTCTTGAATTCCGTCAAGGTGAATTGTACGCAAAGATGCTTCTGAAAGATATTTACGTTTCCGGTGTTAGCAAGACAAAAGTGCTCGGATTTCGTTCCAAAATCAACAGTCAAAAGTCGTACATGGAACTAGATGTTCGTTTCCCAAAAATCTTCATCGAAGCAGATTACAAAGGACGCGGCGGTTACAACGAATTTCAAGTTAACTCCTTTGGTCATGCGAAAATCACAATaa cAAACTCTACGGGTACATGGAAGTTCCTTGGGAACACTGAGACAATCGAAAATGAAGAATACATGATGATTAAATCGCTggatttgtcaaattttttggtgCAAAATATGCATTTCGACATTGATGGATTGTTCCCTGACAAGGACGTTAATGAGTTGGCAGTTGGATTTTTGAATCAAGTATGGGAGTCGGTATATCGGCAAATTTTGCCGCAATTAAAGACGATATGGGAACCGGCAACACTTGAAAtggttaataaaatatttggacGAGTTCCTTTCCGACGATTGATGCCGAAGGagtaa
- the LOC134831264 gene encoding uncharacterized protein LOC134831264: protein MTSVSTFVICLSLIVCVIPVIFSESTSDEEETWVPNPEVELPPSMIICRRDAPSQERNECIKNSIKSLLPLLRDGYEPLGITHFDPYKVKKTIIEFNTGTIFSKSVMKDALISGFSRSQVKNVRTKVNDRKMYIELDAKVPQIATEAMYKGSGGFNELRITSSGWMKVVMTKVTGTWKFLGEIETIDNEDYMIFKKFDLDNLQMKGMSINATGLFPDPDVNAFVLEFVNQYWETLYKQILPQVKSAWEPITLGYVNKIFGRIPFRRLFPKEDEIVVNKESAAT, encoded by the exons atgacttcCGTTTCCACTTTTGTGATATGTTTATCGTTAATCGTTTGTGTCATTCCCGTGATTTTTTCCGAGTCGACTTCCGATGAAGAAGAAACTTGGGTTCCCAATCCTGAGGTCGAGTTGC ctCCATCGATGATAATTTGTCGTCGTGACGCGCCATCGCAAGAACGAAATGAGTGCATCAAAAATAGCATCAAGTCGCTTTTGCCATTATTACGAGATGGTTACGAGCCACTTGGCATCACGCATTTCGATCCGTACAAAGTAAAAAAGACCATAATTGAGTTCAATACCGGCACAATTTTCTCCAAATCTGTCATGAAAGATGCTCTCATTTCGGGTTTCAGTCGTTCGCAGGTGAAAAATGTCCGAACCAAAGTCAATGATCGCAAGATGTACATTGAGCTCGATGCAAAAGTGCCACAAATAGCAACGGAAGCGATGTACAAAGGCTCTGGAGGCTTCAACGAGTTGCGAATTACCTCAAGTGGCTGGATGAAAGTCGTTATGA CCAAAGTCACGGGAACGTGGAAATTTCTCGGAGAAATCGAAACAATCGACAATGAGGATTACATGATCTTCAAGAAATTCGATTTGGATAATTTGCAAATGAAGGGAATGAGTATCAATGCAACTGGATTGTTCCCTGATCCAGATGTTAATGCGTTTGTATTGGAGTTTGTTAATCAATATTGGGAAACTTTgtacaaacaaattttgcCGCAAGTTAAATCGGCGTGGGAGCCAATCACTTTGGGATATGTGAACAAGATTTTTGGAAGAATTCCCTTCAGAAGATTATTTCCCAAAGAAGATGAAATTGTTGTGAACAAAGAATCTGCTGCAACTTAA
- the LOC134828579 gene encoding uncharacterized protein LOC134828579 produces MSFNKWLAIVALGVTCLQITAEEVAWDYSNPEVALPPSMIICKRNLPVKERNDCILKSIESLLPSLKNGYAPLGINPLDPYKVKKTTLQFKQGPVYAKLQMRDAIVSGLTRGKAKAVRSKVNDNKMYLEVDVELPKLRTSANYKGYGGVNDIKVDSSGYANITHTKITSTWKIYGNIETIQNEEYMMVKAFEVSDLNIDKMRFNVTGIFEDPELNNFINEFVNSQWKNFYKQVLPQARSMYEPIALDSVNKIFGRVPFRRLMPKD; encoded by the exons ATGTCCTTTAACAAGTGGCTTGCAATTGTAGCTTTAGGAGTAACGTGCCTTCAAATAACGGCTGAAGAAGTTGCATGGGATTATAGTAACCCTGAAGTTGCGTTAC CTCCATCAATGATCATTTGCAAAAGAAACTTACCAGTTAAAGAGAGAAACGATTGCATATTAAAGAGCATAGAAAGCCTATTGCCGAGTTTGAAG AACGGATATGCACCCCTCGGAATCAATCCTCTTGACCCCTATAAAGTCAAAAAGACGACACTTCAGTTCAAACAAGGCCCAGTTTATGCAAAGTTACAGATGAGAGATGCAATCGTTAGTGGTCTTACTAGAGGAAAAGCCAAAGCCGTTCGTTCTAAAGTCAATGATAACAAAATGTACTTGGAAGTCGACGTTGAACTCCCAAAATTGCGCACATCAGCCAATTACAAAGGATACGGCGGAGTCAACGATATCAAGGTTGATTCATCCGGATATGCAAATATCACTCACA caaaaatcacATCCACATGGAAAATCTACGGAAATATCGAAACAATCCAGAACGAAGAATACATGATGGTCAAAGCCTTCGAAGTGTCTGACTTGAACATTGACAAAATGCGTTTCAATGTCACCGGTATCTTTGAAGATCCAgaattgaataatttcatCAATGAATTCGTGAATTCgcaatggaaaaatttctaCAAGCAAGTTTTACCTCAGGCGAGATCAATGTACGAACCAATTGCGTTGGACTCTGTGAACAAAATCTTTGGACGTGTACCTTTTAGACGTCTCATGCCGAAAGATTAA
- the LOC134832283 gene encoding cullin-associated NEDD8-dissociated protein 1 — protein sequence MASYQITNLLEKMTSNDKDFRFMATNDLMTELQKDNIKLDDDSEKKVCRMVLKLLEDKNGEVQNLAVKCLGPLVNKVKEAQVGTIVDSLCSNMISNNEQLRDISSIGLKIVISELPQTSNTLAPYICEKITEKLSRAIEKDNVSVQLEALDILSDLLSRFSDYMIQYHDKILVALLPQLESDRQAVRKRTIVALSHLLASCNDHAYNEVVLHLLGGLKKPKNVGTIRTYIQCLAAICRQSGHRLSKHINEIMALLNQYSSRDDDELREFCLQASEAFVYRCPEAITPHIPEIVKLCLKYITYDPNYNYEADDGDGNQMDVEDDDDIGSSEEYSDDDDMSWKVRRSAAKCLEAVISTRRELIEDFYRELSPALIARFKEREENVKSDIFHAYIALLKVTRPSEQEISADPDSMDQVPTQISLLQDQVPAIVKAVQPLMREKSVKTRQDCFLLLKELLNALPGGLASHIDNLMNGIQYSLSDKNSTSNMKIDALGFVYCMFVSHHPQVFHRHIPTLVPLIETAVCDAFYKISTEALLVLQQMIKVMRPLDLQVNFDFTPFVSNLYHCTLTKLRSTEVDQEVRERAIACMGQIVANMGDVLQPELVNCLPIFMERLRNDVTRLSSVKALTMIAASPLRVNLSPIMEDVVPALGSFLRKNQRALKLNSLTLLDTLIQNYSNFITPRLLQMAITEVPPLVSDQDLHVAQLSLVLLTSTAKMKPEALLQDAEPLLAKILKLLESPLLQGTALHCMMKFFQTLVDANLPGLNYRHLLQRLMFLVHNAAGPLHKQVYHSVAKCIAAITIQSPNDAIPVCTEFLGEIQNPRSDAQLVFCLLTVGEIGRHFNLSSIEPLPQSILKCFGASSEDVKAAASHALGAIAVGNLNHYLPLILREIEAQPKRQYLLLHSLKELITSLSTQGDQLLPSVPSIWLQLFKYCECSEEGSRNVVAECLGKLVLVQPEKLLPQLQAALQNPSPLMRTAAVTAIKFTISDQPQPIDILLKQCIRQFLLALKDNEPSVRRVALVAFNSAVHNKPCLVRDLLPELLPLLYEETKVKKELIREVEMGPFKHTVDDGLDIRKAAFECMYTLLEQGLDRVDIMLFLEHVQAGLRDHYDIKMLTYLMTARLAHLCPSFVLQRLPQFVDPLRATCTLKVKANSVKQEHEKQDELKRSALRAVAALLQIPKADKNQALSEFLQLIKTSGDLQPLFESVQNASSGNTETAPLQ from the exons ATGGCATCGTATCAGATAACAAATTTGCTGGAAAAG ATGACCAGCAACGACAAAGATTTCCGGTTCATGGCGACAAATGACCTGATGACGGAACTACAGAAAGATAACATAAAGTTGGATGATGACTCGGAGAAGAAAGTTTGTCGAATGGTGCTGAAATTGTTGGAAGACAAAAACGGCGAAGTGCAAAATTTGGCTGTCAAATGCTTGGGACCACTTGTTAACAAGGTGAAGGAGGCGCAAGTTGGCACAATTGTCGACTCGTTGTGCAGCAACATGATTTCCAACAACGAACAATTGCGCGACATCTCAAGTATCGGCTTGAAAATTGTCATTTCGGAGTTGCCACAGACCTCAAACACGCTCGCGCCCTACATTTGCGAGAAAATTACCGAAAAACTGAGCAGAGCCATTGAAAAGGACAATGTTTCGGTGCAGCTGGAAGCACTGGATATCTTGTCGGACCTCCTTTCGCGCTTCAGTGACTACATGATTCAGTATCACGACAAGATTTTGGTTGCGCTGTTGCCGCAACTCGAATCGGATCGTCAAGCGGTGCGAAAAAGGACAATTGTGGCGTTGTCGCATTTGTTGGCGTCGTGCAACGATCACGCCTACAACGAAGTCGTGTTGCATTTGCTGGGCGGACTGAAGAAACCAAAGAATGTCGGGACAATTCGCACGTACATTCAGTGTTTGGCGGCAATTTGTCGGCAATCCGGGCACCGATTGTCCAAACACATCAACGAAATTATGGCACTTTTGAACCAATACAGTTCccgtgacgacgacgaactcCGTGAGTTTTGTCTCCAAGCGTCAGAAGCTTTCGTTTACCGATGTCCCGAAGCAATTACGCCTCACATCCCGGAAATCGTCAAACTCTGCCTCAAATATATCACGTACGATCCGAATTACAACTACGAAGCCGACGACGGCGATGGCAACCAAATGGATgtcgaagacgacgacgacattggCAGTTCCGAGGAGTAcagtgacgacgacgacatgagTTGGAAAGTACGTCGTTCCGCAGCAAAATGCTTAGAAGCTGTAATCTCAACGCGACGCGAACTAATCGAAGATTTTTATCGTGAATTGTCGCCCGCACTCATTGCTCGGTTCAAGGAACGCGAAGAAAATGTCAAATCAGACATTTTTCATGCGTACATCGCTTTGTTGAAAGTCACAAGACCGTCAGAGCAGGAAATTAGTGCTGACCCCGACTCCATGGATCAAGTTCCAACGCAAATCTCTCTACTGCAAGACCAAGTTCCCGCAATTGTGAAGGCTGTTCAACCGTTGATGCGcgaaaaatctgtcaaaacgCGTCAAGAttgctttttgttgttgaaggAATTGCTGAATGCGCTTCCCGGAGGTCTCGCCAGTCACATTGACAACTTAATGAATGGCATCCAGTACTCGTTgagtgacaaaaattcaacgagCAACATGAAAATCGATGCTTTGGGATTCGTTTATTGCATGTTTGTGTCGCACCATCCTCAg GTGTTCCATCGTCACATCCCGACATTGGTTCCTCTGATCGAAACCGCTGTTTGCGACGCCTTCTACAAAATCTCAACGGAAGCTCTTCTCGTCTTGCAACAAATGATCAAAGTCATGCGTCCCCTCGATCTTCAAGTCAATTTCGATTTCACGCCCTTCGTCAGCAACTTGTATCACTGCACCTTGACAAAATTACGCAGCACCGAAGTGGATCAAGAAGTACGTGAACGAGCGATCGCTTGCATGGGTCAAATCGTCGCCAACATGGGAGACGTTCTGCAACCCGAACTCGTCAATTGTCTGCCGATCTTCATGGAGCGTCTTCGTAACGACGTGACTCGCTTAAGTTCCGTCAAAGCTCTAACAATGATCGCCGCATCTCCGTTGCGCGTCAATTTGAGTCCCATCATGGAAGATGTAGTTCCCGCACTTGGTTCCTTCCTCCGGAAAAATCAACGAGCATTGAAACTGAACTCGTTGACGTTACTTGACACGCTGATTCAGAATTACAGCAACTTCATTACGCCGCGTCTTTTGCAGATGGCAATTACCGAAGTACCTCCGCTCGTGTCGGACCAAGATTTGCATGTCGCCCAGTTGTCGTTGGTTTTGTTGACGTCAACGGCTAAAATGAAGCCCGAAGCTTTGTTGCAAGATGCTGAACCGTTGCTCGCGAAAATCCTCAAATTGTTGGAATCGCCATTGCTTCAAGGTACCGCACTGCACtgcatgatgaaatttttccaaacgCTTGTCGACGCCAATTTGCCGGGTCTCAACTATCGTCATTTGCTGCAGCGGCTCATGTTTCTCGTGCACAATGCCGCCGGACCGCTTCACAAGCAAGTTTATCATTCGGTGGCGAAATGCATCGCTGCCATCACCATCCAGTCGCCGAACGATGCGATTCCCGTGTGCACTGAATTCCTCGGGGAAATCCAAAATCCACGAAGTGATGCTCAGCTGGTCTTTTGTTTGTTGACTGTCGGCGAAATTGGAAGACATTTCAACTTGAGCTCCATTGAACCGTTGCCACAGAGCATTTTAAAGTGTTTCGGCGCCTCGTCGGAAGACGTCAAAGCAGCTGCAAGTCATGCCTTGGGCGCTATCGCTGTTGGCAACTTGAATCATTATCTCCCGCTCATTTTGCGTGAAATTGAAGCACAGCCCAAACGTCAATATTTGCTCCTTCATTCCCTCAAGGAACTTATCACGTCATTATCGACGCAAGGTGATCAATTATTGCCTTCGGTCCCTTCGATTTGGCTCCAACTCTTCAAATATTGCGAATGCAGCGAGGAGGGATCACGCAACGTCGTTGCCGAATGTTTGGGAAAACTCGTTCTTGTCCAACCGGAGAAACTTTTGCCGCAGCTGCAAGCCGCCTTGCAAAATCCGAGTCCTTTGATGCGAACCGCTGCTGTTACCGCCATCAAATTTACGATTTCCGATCAACCGCAACCCATTGACATCTTGTTGAAGCAATGCATTCGTCAATTTTTGCTCGCGCTCAAGGATAACGAGCCGTCGGTGCGTCGTGTCGCTCTCGTGGCATTCAATTCGGCCGTGCACAACAAACCGTGCTTGGTGCGTGACTTACTGCCGGAACTGCTGCCTCTGTTGTACGAAGAAACGAAAGTGAAGAAGGAGCTGATTCGCGAAGTCGAAATGGGACCCTTCAAACACACCGTCGACGATGGCCTGGATATTCGTAAGGCGGCGTTCGAGTGCATGTACACGTTGCTGGAACAGGGATTAGATCGCGTTGACATCATGTTGTTCTTGGAACACGTTCAGGCAGGCTTGCGTGACCATTATGACATTAAAATGCTCACGTATTTGATGACAGCTCGCTTGGCGCATTTGTGCCCGTCGTTTGTTTTGCAac gTCTCCCACAATTCGTCGATCCATTGAGAGCAACTTGCACTCTCAAAGTGAAGGCAAATTCAGTCAAACAAGAGCACGAGAAACAAGACGAATTGAAGAGGTCAGCATTGAGAGCTGTTGCTGCCTTGCTTCAAATACCCAAAGCAG acaaaaatcaAGCTCTCAGCGAATTCCTGCAACTCATCAAAACCTCGGGTGATCTCCAGCCACTTTTCGAATCGGTACAGAATGCATCGAGCGGCAATACGGAAACAG CTCCTCTTCAGTAA